From Arcobacter sp. CECT 8983, the proteins below share one genomic window:
- a CDS encoding IclR family transcriptional regulator, translating to MSTQLQSLTKGLQVYKEIINYGKPILASTLCERLDINKSTMSRILQTLKDENYISYLEYSNEIIPKSLENKTTQKTKIQILVEKTKPILENIYELTKECAYFGVFDDYKVLYVNQIDKSNRKVKTRNNIGLQAPLHTNALGKSILAFGNYDLELIKLNQYTHNTITDISFLEQVIEEVKENGYSIDNSEYQDNMSCVAVPLFNHENILIGAVGISGTKERLSIEKLNSLGKEISNLVENYKIIC from the coding sequence ATGTCAACTCAATTACAATCTTTAACAAAAGGTTTACAAGTTTATAAAGAGATAATAAACTATGGAAAACCTATTTTAGCTTCAACTCTTTGTGAAAGATTAGATATAAATAAAAGTACTATGTCTAGAATTTTACAAACATTAAAAGATGAAAACTATATTTCTTATTTAGAATATTCAAATGAGATTATTCCAAAATCTTTAGAAAATAAAACTACTCAAAAAACAAAAATACAAATTTTAGTAGAAAAAACGAAACCTATTCTAGAAAATATTTATGAACTTACAAAAGAGTGTGCTTATTTTGGAGTTTTTGATGATTATAAAGTTTTATATGTAAATCAAATCGATAAATCAAATAGAAAAGTAAAAACAAGAAATAATATAGGTCTTCAAGCTCCACTACATACTAATGCTTTAGGTAAATCAATACTTGCTTTTGGAAATTATGACTTAGAGCTTATAAAGCTTAATCAATATACGCATAATACAATTACTGATATTAGCTTTTTAGAACAAGTAATCGAAGAAGTAAAAGAAAATGGTTACTCAATTGATAATAGTGAATATCAAGATAATATGTCTTGTGTAGCAGTTCCTTTGTTCAATCATGAAAATATATTAATTGGTGCAGTGGGTATTTCTGGTACTAAAGAGAGATTATCTATAGAAAAACTTAACTCTTTAGGAAAAGAAATATCAAACCTAGTAGAAAATTATAAAATTATTTGTTAA
- a CDS encoding cytochrome c, with amino-acid sequence MTEKITKNMARNIYFGGSLFFILLFVGLTVDTVKKFPELTNEDKLTQSVADGKHVWEKYNCVGCHTIMGEGAYYAPELANVFDRRGLKDEETFKTYLSSWMASQPLDIENRRKMPQFNLSDKEIEDLANFLIWTSKIDDNEWPPNIEG; translated from the coding sequence ATGACTGAAAAAATTACGAAAAATATGGCTCGTAATATTTACTTTGGTGGAAGTTTGTTTTTTATACTACTCTTTGTAGGACTTACAGTTGATACAGTAAAGAAGTTTCCTGAGCTTACAAACGAAGATAAACTTACACAATCAGTAGCTGATGGTAAACATGTATGGGAAAAATACAACTGTGTTGGTTGCCATACAATTATGGGAGAAGGTGCTTATTATGCACCCGAACTTGCAAATGTATTTGATAGAAGAGGATTAAAAGATGAAGAAACTTTTAAAACATACCTTAGTTCATGGATGGCTTCACAACCTTTAGATATAGAAAATAGAAGAAAAATGCCTCAATTTAATCTTTCTGATAAAGAGATTGAAGATTTAGCAAATTTTCTAATCTGGACATCAAAGATTGATGATAATGAATGGCCACCAAATATTGAAGGATAA
- a CDS encoding YgaP-like transmembrane domain produces MNKFDKFRNFCRKFRILIGIVLIGIGFYTSIAWFYLGIIPLIAGLVDFCPLCIVTKKCTPKNIQSH; encoded by the coding sequence ATGAACAAATTTGATAAGTTTAGAAATTTTTGTAGAAAATTCAGAATTTTAATTGGTATAGTGCTGATAGGTATTGGGTTTTATACAAGTATTGCATGGTTTTACTTAGGAATTATTCCTTTAATTGCAGGGCTTGTTGATTTTTGTCCTTTATGCATTGTTACAAAAAAATGTACACCTAAAAACATACAAAGCCATTAA
- a CDS encoding CbbQ/NirQ/NorQ/GpvN family protein has protein sequence MSKDIYYLEQNNETQLFLAAEKMSLPVLIKGPTGCGKTRFIEAMGEKLNREVYTVVCHDDLTSSDLLGRHLISENGTYWQDGPLTKAVRYGGICYLDEIIEARKDTTVILHSLADYRRVLPLDRTGETIEAHPDFMLVVSYNPGYQNILKGMKPSTKQRFISLSFDYPKKEEEKQIIIKESSIDEKTATKLVNIANEIRELTDTDIQEAVSTRLLVYAAKLIKKGFDEYQACIHCIVESLSDDKEVIDVLERLISLHFIKKD, from the coding sequence ATGTCTAAGGATATTTACTATTTAGAACAAAACAATGAAACACAACTTTTTTTAGCTGCTGAAAAGATGAGCTTACCCGTACTAATTAAAGGTCCAACGGGTTGTGGAAAAACAAGATTTATTGAAGCAATGGGAGAAAAACTAAATAGAGAAGTTTATACTGTTGTTTGCCACGATGATTTAACTTCTTCTGATTTATTAGGAAGACATCTAATCTCTGAAAATGGTACATATTGGCAAGATGGACCTCTTACAAAAGCAGTTAGATATGGAGGAATTTGTTACCTTGATGAGATAATTGAAGCAAGAAAAGATACAACTGTTATCTTACACTCTCTTGCAGATTACAGAAGAGTACTTCCTTTAGATAGAACAGGTGAAACAATAGAAGCGCATCCTGATTTTATGTTAGTTGTCTCTTATAATCCTGGTTATCAAAACATCCTAAAAGGAATGAAACCAAGTACAAAACAAAGATTTATCTCTTTAAGTTTTGATTATCCTAAAAAAGAAGAAGAGAAACAAATTATTATAAAAGAGAGTAGTATTGATGAGAAAACAGCTACAAAACTTGTAAATATTGCAAATGAGATAAGAGAGTTAACTGATACAGATATACAAGAAGCAGTATCCACAAGACTTTTAGTATATGCAGCTAAACTTATAAAAAAAGGCTTTGATGAATACCAAGCTTGTATTCATTGTATTGTTGAATCATTAAGTGATGATAAAGAAGTTATTGATGTTTTAGAACGATTAATATCTTTGCACTTTATAAAAAAGGATTAG
- the sfsA gene encoding DNA/RNA nuclease SfsA, with protein MKFEELIHGKLIKRYKRFLADIILDNGEEITAHVPNSGAMTSCIEENCDVWVTHHDNPKRKLKYTLELTKMGENLICTNTGVANKIAIEAIENGTIKELQGYDNLKPEQKYGNQNSRIDILLWNNDSDKKCFVEIKSVSLNLGETLAFPDAKTTRGQKHLEELRDMVKEGHRAVMLYVIQRTDNLPFTIAKDIDKKYNEIFQEVTSNGVEVLVYQSDINFKEITIKGVNKGIKN; from the coding sequence GTGAAATTTGAAGAACTAATTCATGGAAAACTTATAAAAAGATATAAAAGATTTTTAGCAGATATTATTTTAGACAATGGGGAAGAAATAACTGCTCACGTACCAAATAGTGGAGCCATGACTTCTTGTATTGAAGAAAACTGTGATGTTTGGGTTACGCACCATGATAATCCAAAAAGAAAATTGAAATACACTTTAGAACTAACAAAAATGGGTGAAAATCTAATTTGTACAAATACAGGTGTTGCAAATAAAATTGCCATAGAAGCTATTGAGAATGGAACTATAAAAGAGTTACAAGGTTATGATAATCTAAAACCTGAACAAAAGTATGGAAATCAAAATAGTAGAATTGATATTTTACTTTGGAATAATGATAGCGATAAAAAATGTTTTGTTGAAATCAAAAGTGTAAGTCTAAATTTAGGAGAGACTCTTGCTTTTCCTGATGCAAAAACAACAAGAGGACAAAAGCATTTAGAAGAGCTAAGAGATATGGTAAAAGAAGGTCATAGAGCAGTTATGCTTTATGTTATTCAAAGAACAGACAACTTACCTTTTACAATTGCAAAAGACATAGATAAAAAATATAATGAGATTTTTCAAGAAGTAACTTCAAATGGAGTTGAAGTTTTAGTTTATCAATCAGATATTAATTTTAAAGAAATAACTATCAAGGGTGTAAATAAAGGAATTAAGAACTAA
- a CDS encoding PQQ-dependent sugar dehydrogenase produces MKKLFIFATLLLATILFSKTNTFSYKLDEIASNLGKVWGMTFLNEKEILFTELNGKIGILNLEKKTIRYLLNTPTVYHRGQGGLLDVKKSPNYEKDKTLYFTYVKEIKNKGVTTLAKVKFVDKKFQQWKDLLITKSSSDTSRHFGSRITFDEDGHLYFSIGDRGVRPNGQDLTTHAGTIIRLNLDGTIPKDNPFVENPNALDEIYSYGHRNIQGLFYDKKTKRLWAIEHGPRGGDEINLIEKGKNYGWPIISYGKEYWAPLSVGEGTHKAGMEQPRKYYIPSIAPSSLIVYSGKKFKDLEGKLLSGALKLTHLNIITMNDNAEFVEENRLFENLHQRIRNIIEGPKGEIVLSSDSGKIFLLRN; encoded by the coding sequence ATGAAAAAACTTTTTATTTTTGCAACTCTTTTATTAGCAACTATCCTATTTTCTAAGACTAATACTTTTAGCTATAAGTTAGATGAGATAGCTTCTAATCTTGGAAAAGTATGGGGAATGACTTTTTTAAATGAAAAAGAAATTTTGTTTACTGAACTAAATGGTAAAATAGGAATATTAAATTTAGAAAAGAAAACTATTAGATATCTACTTAATACCCCAACTGTTTATCATAGAGGACAAGGTGGTCTTTTAGATGTAAAAAAAAGTCCAAACTATGAGAAAGATAAAACTTTATATTTTACATATGTTAAAGAGATAAAGAATAAAGGGGTTACTACTTTAGCAAAAGTAAAATTTGTAGATAAAAAATTTCAACAATGGAAAGATTTACTTATAACAAAATCATCAAGTGATACCTCAAGGCATTTTGGTAGTAGAATAACTTTTGATGAAGATGGACATTTATATTTTAGTATAGGAGATAGAGGTGTAAGACCTAATGGGCAAGATTTAACAACCCATGCAGGAACAATTATAAGATTAAATCTTGATGGAACTATCCCTAAAGATAATCCTTTTGTAGAAAATCCAAATGCTTTAGATGAAATATATTCCTATGGTCATAGAAATATTCAAGGCTTATTTTATGATAAAAAGACAAAAAGGTTATGGGCGATTGAGCATGGACCAAGAGGTGGAGATGAAATAAACTTAATAGAAAAAGGTAAGAACTATGGTTGGCCTATTATTTCTTATGGTAAAGAGTATTGGGCTCCGCTTTCTGTAGGGGAAGGAACTCATAAAGCAGGTATGGAACAACCTAGAAAATATTATATTCCTTCTATTGCACCAAGTTCTTTAATTGTCTATTCTGGAAAAAAATTTAAAGACTTAGAAGGAAAATTATTATCTGGAGCACTTAAACTTACACATCTAAATATAATAACTATGAATGATAATGCAGAGTTTGTAGAAGAGAATAGACTCTTTGAAAACTTACATCAAAGAATAAGAAATATTATTGAAGGACCAAAGGGAGAAATTGTACTATCTTCTGATAGTGGAAAGATCTTTCTTTTAAGGAATTAG
- a CDS encoding nitric oxide reductase activation protein NorD, producing the protein MEEYIGKVWDKYITKKARKNFEEQTVFFEDNKKALRIFYHLLGGDKTKELYITDKRSILKKRRNLSEKISGVGKEFYLPWQDEEALYLPPSISYFKDEKSNQLLYFWLIAMMSNIDVNKKNIISCNIKTTKYLLSKYEGFQDFYNNCSNEIFEQYKELEFIKKLDENSSKNILEIQPFYMWVYPSLKMKKTIEKFEEDEPYRNKEQKDKTETLLMKKKVEKIDDKSKTDGLLVFLPEGLMSILERVNVDRSEDDSFDENALFNAQDLDEITIGRKKANLNARIKMDLDIENDAIEEYPIKSNFSLDEWDYKKQKYLDNFVNINPIFTKNIKAIKLPTRLKKITNQVQHELDLMQLDKIKRTNLDNGDEINLNTWIDYKSSKDKSVDKQNFFESFQKNTRDMSTLILADTSLSTEAGISSELRVIDMIKDGLIVFAEALERLQDNFSIYAFSSLKNKDVKFHLIKNFQEKYSDTIRGRINYIKPGYYTRLGAAIRQSTKILETQKTKNRLLLIISDGKPNDVDKYDGRYGIEDTKKAINEVKAKGIVPFCITIDLEAKSYLTYLFGRTGFTVIRNVKKLPKILPEIYMNLTKD; encoded by the coding sequence ATGGAAGAGTATATCGGAAAAGTTTGGGATAAATATATTACTAAAAAAGCAAGAAAAAACTTTGAAGAACAAACGGTTTTCTTTGAAGACAATAAAAAAGCATTAAGAATTTTTTATCACCTTTTAGGAGGTGATAAAACAAAAGAACTTTATATAACTGATAAACGTTCCATTTTAAAAAAAAGAAGAAATCTAAGCGAAAAGATTTCTGGAGTAGGAAAAGAGTTTTATCTTCCATGGCAAGATGAAGAGGCTCTTTACCTCCCTCCTTCTATTTCATACTTTAAAGATGAAAAATCAAATCAACTTCTATATTTTTGGCTTATTGCAATGATGAGTAATATAGATGTAAATAAAAAAAACATCATCTCTTGTAATATTAAAACAACAAAATATCTATTATCTAAATATGAAGGTTTTCAAGATTTTTATAACAACTGTTCAAATGAAATCTTTGAACAATACAAAGAACTAGAATTTATAAAAAAGTTAGATGAAAATAGTTCTAAAAATATTTTAGAAATACAACCATTTTACATGTGGGTTTACCCTTCTTTAAAAATGAAAAAAACTATTGAAAAATTTGAAGAAGATGAACCTTATAGAAATAAAGAACAAAAAGATAAAACCGAAACCTTACTTATGAAAAAAAAGGTTGAGAAAATTGATGATAAATCAAAAACTGATGGACTTTTGGTATTTTTACCTGAAGGACTAATGAGTATTTTAGAAAGAGTAAATGTTGATAGAAGTGAAGATGATAGTTTTGATGAAAATGCCCTATTCAATGCACAGGATTTAGATGAAATAACAATCGGAAGAAAAAAAGCAAATCTAAATGCAAGAATAAAAATGGATTTAGATATTGAAAACGATGCAATTGAAGAGTATCCTATAAAATCCAACTTTTCATTAGATGAATGGGATTATAAAAAACAAAAATATTTAGACAATTTTGTTAATATAAATCCAATATTTACAAAAAATATAAAAGCTATAAAACTTCCTACAAGACTGAAAAAGATAACAAATCAAGTTCAGCATGAACTAGATTTAATGCAATTAGATAAGATAAAAAGAACTAATCTTGATAATGGTGATGAAATAAATCTAAATACATGGATTGATTACAAAAGTTCAAAAGATAAAAGCGTAGATAAGCAAAACTTTTTTGAAAGCTTTCAAAAAAATACAAGAGATATGAGTACCCTGATTCTTGCTGATACTTCATTATCAACAGAAGCTGGTATTAGTTCAGAACTTAGAGTAATAGATATGATAAAAGATGGACTTATTGTATTTGCTGAAGCATTAGAAAGACTGCAAGATAACTTTAGCATATATGCCTTCTCATCATTGAAAAACAAAGATGTAAAATTTCATTTAATCAAAAACTTCCAAGAAAAGTATAGCGATACTATAAGAGGAAGAATTAATTACATAAAACCTGGATACTACACAAGATTAGGGGCAGCAATAAGACAATCTACAAAAATACTAGAAACTCAAAAAACAAAGAATAGATTACTTCTAATAATAAGTGATGGTAAACCAAATGATGTGGATAAATATGATGGAAGATATGGCATAGAAGATACTAAAAAAGCCATCAATGAAGTAAAAGCAAAGGGAATTGTACCATTTTGCATAACTATTGATTTAGAAGCAAAAAGCTACCTTACTTACCTTTTTGGAAGAACTGGTTTTACCGTAATTAGAAATGTAAAAAAACTTCCAAAAATTTTGCCAGAAATATATATGAATTTAACAAAGGATTAA
- a CDS encoding cbb3-type cytochrome c oxidase subunit I, translated as MKYSSQMVAKPYFIFALLLLAGEMLFGLVLGLQYINGDFLFPLIPFNVVRMVHTNLLIVLILFAFMGAAYYLVPEESERELWSPKLAIITFWVFAVAGVITILGYLLVPYATLTEITYNHLFPTMGREFLEQPTIIKIGIVIVAVSFVFNIAMTVLKGRKTVITVVLLTGLLGLAGLFLFAFYLPANLAEDKFFWWFVVHLWVEGVWELILGAILSFVLIKVTGVDREHIDKWLYLIIAMTLVSGIIGTGHHFFYIGTPDYWLWLGSIASAVEPLPFFLMVLYAFAMEKQRRVFHENKIALTWAKGTAVIAFLGAGVWGFIHTLAPVNYYTHGTQLTAAHGHLAFFGAYIMIAFTIISYAMPIMRGRLKGNSLKAQKVERVSFWLMVIGMLGLTLALTVAGVWQIVLQRWPESGEALNFMSTQEHLIPVYKVRLLFGVMTVIGLLTYLYSFFIKEPKEATA; from the coding sequence ATGAAATATAGTTCACAAATGGTTGCAAAACCATATTTTATTTTTGCACTACTACTTTTAGCAGGAGAAATGCTTTTTGGTTTAGTTTTAGGATTACAGTATATAAATGGAGATTTTTTATTTCCTCTAATTCCTTTTAATGTTGTAAGAATGGTACATACAAATTTATTAATTGTATTGATTCTTTTTGCTTTTATGGGAGCTGCATACTATTTAGTACCAGAAGAATCAGAAAGAGAATTATGGAGTCCAAAACTTGCAATTATTACCTTTTGGGTATTTGCAGTTGCAGGTGTAATTACAATACTTGGATATTTATTAGTTCCCTATGCAACATTAACAGAAATTACATATAATCACCTATTTCCTACTATGGGAAGAGAGTTTTTAGAACAACCTACTATTATAAAAATAGGAATTGTAATTGTTGCTGTTTCTTTTGTCTTTAATATTGCAATGACAGTATTAAAAGGTAGAAAAACAGTTATTACAGTAGTTTTATTAACAGGTCTTTTAGGGCTAGCAGGTTTATTTTTATTTGCATTTTACCTTCCTGCAAATCTTGCTGAAGACAAGTTCTTCTGGTGGTTTGTTGTTCACTTGTGGGTTGAAGGTGTTTGGGAGTTAATTCTTGGTGCTATTTTATCTTTTGTTCTAATTAAAGTAACAGGTGTAGATAGAGAACATATCGATAAATGGTTATATCTAATTATTGCAATGACTTTAGTATCAGGAATCATAGGTACAGGACATCACTTCTTCTATATTGGTACACCTGATTATTGGTTATGGTTAGGTTCTATTGCTTCAGCTGTTGAACCATTACCATTTTTCTTAATGGTTTTATATGCCTTTGCAATGGAGAAACAAAGAAGAGTTTTCCATGAAAATAAAATAGCTCTTACATGGGCAAAAGGAACTGCTGTAATTGCTTTCTTAGGTGCTGGAGTTTGGGGATTTATTCATACATTAGCTCCTGTAAACTACTATACACATGGTACTCAATTAACAGCTGCTCACGGTCACTTAGCATTTTTTGGTGCTTATATAATGATTGCATTTACAATAATCTCTTATGCAATGCCTATAATGAGAGGTAGATTAAAAGGTAATTCTTTAAAAGCACAAAAAGTTGAAAGAGTATCTTTTTGGCTAATGGTTATAGGAATGTTAGGTTTAACTCTTGCCTTAACAGTTGCAGGAGTTTGGCAAATTGTTCTTCAAAGATGGCCTGAATCAGGAGAAGCTCTAAACTTTATGTCAACACAAGAGCATCTAATTCCTGTATATAAAGTAAGACTTTTATTTGGAGTTATGACTGTAATTGGACTTTTAACTTATTTATATAGTTTCTTTATAAAAGAACCAAAAGAAGCAACAGCTTAA
- the greA gene encoding transcription elongation factor GreA, which produces MKELITEHGYQKFVKEFNNLLKVEKPYWVKEKEIAAQFGDRSENAEYISAKEMIRNIDKRLRFLDKIINNSTVVDTTKIPHNKVNFGSQVSILDLNTDSIKEFIIVGTFETNPNENKISNKSPLGRVLLGKHLNEEFEFTINNETYEYEVIEIKKYEYK; this is translated from the coding sequence ATGAAAGAATTAATAACAGAACATGGGTATCAGAAGTTTGTAAAAGAGTTTAATAATCTTTTAAAAGTAGAAAAACCTTATTGGGTGAAAGAGAAAGAAATAGCAGCTCAATTTGGTGATAGAAGTGAAAATGCAGAATATATTTCTGCAAAAGAGATGATTAGAAATATCGATAAAAGACTTAGATTTTTAGATAAGATTATTAATAATTCTACTGTAGTTGATACCACAAAAATCCCCCACAATAAAGTAAACTTTGGTTCACAAGTAAGTATTTTAGATTTGAATACTGATTCTATAAAAGAGTTTATTATTGTAGGAACTTTTGAAACTAATCCAAATGAAAATAAAATATCAAATAAGTCTCCACTTGGTAGAGTACTTCTTGGAAAACATTTAAATGAAGAGTTTGAGTTTACAATAAATAATGAAACCTATGAATATGAAGTAATAGAGATAAAAAAATATGAATATAAATGA
- a CDS encoding class I SAM-dependent methyltransferase → MNINDLENIIKENLKEKTKEFKRVFHGRGNFYDKFSFLTLDSIDKILFATFFEKVEKEVEEELLKLLGSIYEEYDFECLVLQRRYLNGGENEVLKGILPKETQAIEHGLKYQLNFSNKNIGYFADMKKGREFISSICESKNVLNLFSYTCAFSVASINAGAKQVVNVDMAKNALNTGRENHLINGLDLKKVKFLPFNILKSWSKIRKFAPYDIIIIDPPSFQKGSFAATKDYRKIIRKLDELAKENCIVLSCLNAPELDSDFIKDLFKEEAPSFRFVRKIDNLSTFPTNKEERSLKNLIFSK, encoded by the coding sequence ATGAATATAAATGATTTAGAAAATATTATAAAAGAGAATTTAAAAGAAAAAACAAAAGAGTTTAAACGAGTTTTTCATGGAAGGGGAAACTTTTATGATAAGTTTTCTTTTCTTACACTAGATAGTATAGATAAAATATTGTTTGCTACTTTCTTTGAAAAAGTTGAAAAAGAAGTGGAAGAAGAGCTTTTAAAACTTTTAGGTTCTATTTATGAAGAATATGATTTTGAGTGTTTAGTTTTACAAAGAAGATATTTAAATGGTGGAGAAAATGAGGTTTTAAAAGGTATTTTGCCAAAAGAAACACAAGCTATTGAACATGGTTTAAAATATCAACTAAACTTTTCAAATAAAAATATAGGTTACTTTGCAGATATGAAAAAAGGAAGGGAATTTATCTCTTCAATTTGTGAAAGTAAAAATGTCTTAAATCTATTTTCATATACTTGTGCTTTTTCTGTAGCTTCTATAAATGCAGGTGCAAAGCAAGTAGTAAATGTAGATATGGCTAAAAATGCTTTAAATACTGGACGTGAGAATCATTTGATAAATGGTTTAGATTTAAAAAAAGTAAAATTTTTACCTTTTAATATTTTAAAGTCATGGAGTAAAATAAGGAAATTTGCACCCTATGATATTATAATTATAGATCCACCATCTTTTCAAAAAGGAAGTTTTGCAGCAACAAAAGATTATAGAAAAATAATAAGAAAACTTGATGAGTTAGCAAAGGAAAACTGTATTGTTTTATCTTGTTTAAATGCACCAGAATTGGATTCTGATTTTATAAAAGATTTATTTAAAGAAGAAGCTCCAAGTTTTAGATTTGTAAGGAAGATTGATAATTTGAGTACCTTTCCTACCAACAAGGAAGAAAGAAGTTTAAAAAACTTAATTTTCAGTAAGTAA
- a CDS encoding RNase H family protein, with translation MEKIKKVFVDGSVNPQSKVGIGAFYICDEIENFDENKIKIKKFENTSSTILELECLLWALKTIDSKDKLLIYTDCQNIFSLLNREEKLKKSNYYTSTNKIIKNHLLYEEFFTLNKKYDLEFIKIKGHKKSSLKDEIDLIFSKVDKKARKELRNITLDTI, from the coding sequence ATGGAAAAAATAAAAAAAGTTTTTGTAGATGGTAGTGTTAATCCTCAAAGTAAAGTAGGTATTGGTGCATTTTATATTTGTGATGAGATAGAAAATTTTGATGAAAATAAAATCAAGATAAAAAAATTTGAAAATACTTCTTCTACTATATTAGAATTAGAGTGTTTACTTTGGGCTTTGAAAACTATTGATAGTAAAGATAAACTTCTTATTTATACTGATTGTCAAAATATCTTTTCTCTTTTGAATAGAGAGGAAAAACTTAAAAAAAGTAATTATTATACTTCAACAAATAAAATAATCAAAAATCATTTACTTTATGAAGAGTTTTTTACTTTAAATAAAAAATATGATTTAGAATTTATAAAAATTAAAGGTCATAAAAAAAGTTCATTAAAAGATGAGATTGATTTAATCTTCTCAAAAGTAGATAAAAAAGCCAGAAAAGAGCTTAGAAATATAACTTTAGATACAATTTAA
- a CDS encoding DJ-1/PfpI family protein, giving the protein MSKKILVLAGDFVEDYELMVPFQALLMLGHTVDVVCPDKKEGEQIKTAIHDFEGDQTYTEKPGHNFTLNATFDEIDETTYDALVVPGGRAPEYIRLNQRVLDIVKDFSNKNKPIASVCHGIQVLVAADVVKDKTCSCYPACAPDLEMKGGTWIDIGFEDAHVDGNFVTAAAWPAHPAWLAKFNELL; this is encoded by the coding sequence ATGTCAAAAAAAATTTTAGTTTTAGCCGGTGATTTTGTAGAAGATTATGAGTTAATGGTCCCTTTTCAAGCACTGTTAATGTTAGGTCACACTGTAGATGTAGTTTGTCCAGATAAAAAAGAAGGAGAGCAGATTAAAACTGCAATTCATGATTTTGAAGGTGATCAAACATATACAGAAAAGCCAGGACATAATTTTACATTAAATGCAACATTTGATGAGATTGATGAAACTACATATGATGCACTTGTAGTTCCAGGTGGAAGAGCTCCTGAATATATTAGACTTAACCAAAGAGTACTAGATATTGTAAAAGATTTTAGTAATAAAAATAAACCAATTGCTTCTGTTTGCCATGGTATTCAAGTTTTAGTAGCTGCTGATGTAGTTAAAGATAAAACTTGTTCTTGTTATCCAGCTTGCGCACCTGATTTAGAAATGAAAGGTGGAACTTGGATAGATATTGGCTTTGAAGATGCTCATGTAGATGGAAACTTTGTTACAGCTGCTGCTTGGCCTGCACATCCAGCTTGGCTTGCAAAATTTAATGAACTTTTATAA
- a CDS encoding Rrf2 family transcriptional regulator, whose product MQLHNTTKYAIRILCYIADNGNEKLYNAKELSEILGIPYKFLTKIMIELVNAKFVNSIKGREGGYELIADPSKTSIKDILETFKDLEEDTTCILGIGQCDCNNKCALHDKWVEPRALIRKMYENTTLEDIKDKDFKL is encoded by the coding sequence ATGCAATTACACAACACAACAAAATATGCCATACGAATATTATGCTATATAGCTGATAATGGAAATGAAAAACTATATAATGCAAAAGAGTTATCAGAGATATTAGGTATTCCTTATAAATTTTTAACAAAAATAATGATTGAGTTAGTAAATGCAAAATTTGTTAATTCTATAAAAGGTAGAGAAGGGGGATATGAACTAATAGCAGATCCTTCAAAAACTAGTATAAAAGATATTTTGGAAACATTTAAAGACTTAGAAGAAGATACTACATGTATTTTAGGTATAGGTCAATGTGACTGTAACAATAAGTGTGCATTACATGATAAATGGGTTGAACCAAGAGCTTTAATTAGAAAAATGTATGAAAATACTACCTTAGAAGATATTAAAGATAAAGATTTTAAGTTATAA